In one Bactrocera tryoni isolate S06 chromosome 5, CSIRO_BtryS06_freeze2, whole genome shotgun sequence genomic region, the following are encoded:
- the LOC120779060 gene encoding uncharacterized protein LOC120779060 has product MFIISPTSIPTASVKSIISKKGSVSTSEDDGQLNNKPPTSIPFEQDFNRIQIAAARLVAIQEVAKRKGLFSAEDNRIYAESLLELGHAAQNLANLHETGQIKDFSLLLQPDFQLADKKPLVPPESIAEIETSGGEQKVDEVTEQLFNEEDLLPPNTEDPYEDVSDTVAVTAPKKDASVAEAKPIGLSIAGEGGVASSKPNAIALSGRNGLAVSAPKATAIAGVSAEEAAAFSVAIPNRNNLVIKNVNHTPQRPVYDDYIEDYSDVLPARSTFTRDTTVSHGSPIPVMSKKTKLASVIETGSDAAFADSLVKQWKTIIAEDYSASARSAPKLTPTRYIKEASKFPQRSIDKKAYY; this is encoded by the exons ATGTTTATAATAAGCCCTACATCTATCCCCACTGCCAGCGTCAAATCTATTATCAGCAAGAAAGGTAGTGTTTCAACATCAGAAGACGATGGTCAACTTAACAACAAACCGCCAACGTCGATTCCATTTGAGCAAGATTTTAACCGAATACAGATAGCAGCGGCTCGTCTAGTCGCCATTCAAGAAGTTGCAAAGCGTAAGGGTTTATTTAGTGCGGAAGACAATCGTATTTATGCAGAGAGTTTACTGGAATTGGGGCATGCCGCACAGAACTTAGCAAATTTGCATGAAACGGGCCAAATTAAAGATTTTAGTCTACTCCTGCAACCCGATTTTCAGTTAGCGGATAAGAAACCATTAGTACCACCGGAATCAATAGCTGAAATTGAAACTTCCGGTGGGGAACAAAAAGTTGACGAAGTTACAGAGCAACTGTTCAACGAAGAAGATCTTCTGCCTCCAAATACAGAGGATCCTTATGAAGACGTCAGTGATACAGTAGCAGTGACTGCACCGAAAAAAGACGCTTCTGTTGCTGAAGCTAAACCAATAG GACTATCTATTGCCGGCGAAGGTGGTGTTGCTTCATCTAAACCCAATGCAATAGCGCTTTCTGGGCGCAATGGCCTAGCAGTTTCCGCGCCTAAGGCGACTGCTATTGCAGGTGTATCAGCAGAAGAGGCAGCTGCCTTTAGCGTAGCAATACCCAACAGAAATAATCTGGTCATAAAAAACGTTAATCACACACCACAACGACCTGTTTATGATGACTACATCGAAGACTACAGTGACGTTTTACCAGCACGTTCGACATTTACTCGTGATACAACGGTTTCACATGGTTCACCTATTcctgttatgagtaaaaaaaCAAAGCTGGCGAGTGTAATAGAAACTGGCAGCGATGCTGCATTCGCTGATTCTTTAGTTAAACAATGGAAGACTATAATAGCCGAGGATTATTCCGCATCAGCACGAAGTGCTCCCAAACTAACACCAACAAGATATATTAAGGAAGCGAGCAAATTTCCACAAAGATCAATTGATAAAAAGGCTTACTATTAA